The following nucleotide sequence is from Apium graveolens cultivar Ventura chromosome 4, ASM990537v1, whole genome shotgun sequence.
CGTTCGTGTCGTGTATTTTTGTGTTTCGTGTACTTAAATGTCAAATACAAAACCGACATGTTTAGCGTTCGTGTACATTCGTattcgtgtactttcgtttcgtTTCGTGTCGTTTCGTTTATGTCatgttaattgaatattaatatatattaaatttaatattaatataaattaaaatataaaatttttaggtagaaaaattataatatataaaaaatatatatttagatctcacttctatacaatataatgaaattaaataatcttttaaaaataaatatacatacaattattataattctacatatatttataaaaaatattaaaatttaattataatatttatttatgtcgtATATTTGGTGTCGTGTCATGTATTCGAAGGTTAAATACAAAACCGACACTAAATATCGACCGTGTACTTTCGTGTCTTGTACTAAAAATGCAAACACAAACAATAAATTTTCATGTCGTTTCATATCGTGTAAGTCGTGTCGTATCCGAAATTACCGGGTCTAGAGCATGTTGAATAGAGGTTTAGGCACCCTTGATAGGTGTCAAACATGTCCAACACATCATAAATaactattttttatttattcCTCCATCTAAGCCATAAATAACACGGTCCAAGCCCAATAATTGGCACCCCCGTTAAAAGTGCCTAAATGGTCCCCAAACAAATACAAATAAGTACGAGTAAATATACTTCTACTGcaattatttgaatattttttattcagaaaaagaggCAGAagttgattttttttattaaaaaaaatgcCAAAAGTCGGTAACTTCTGGCGGCATACTTGTGATTGTGACATCATTGGCACCGTGTTAGAGATGCTCGCAAGGTCTCTTTTGTTTCACGAATTTAGTACTCCCTGTTTTGCGCATATATCCGTGTTTTTGTAACATGGATGAAGGAAGATGTGAATTTATGAAGTAACAGGCACATTTTCCTTGTAAGTTTAAACAGAAAAACAAACACAGGAGTGGTTAAACAAGAAAAAGGAAAGGCAGGAAAAGGACATAGGAATCATTTTCAGGTGAAACACAAGGAATGGAAATATGACTTTGCTTTCACATGGGTTGTTGCTCCCATGTTACTCTCCCCCTCAATCATTTTTCTAACTAAACCAATGAATAATAtaattttctcttttttttaatCAACAAAAATACAGATAGTAAAATATTACATGCTAATAAATAATAACTAACACTATAAAAAATCGTGGTCCAGCTCCTACTATTTGTACGTTGGTGATTAAAGTACATTTATTATATTTGATAATAAGTATATATTGCTTTCCCTTTACAATTTCCACTACTCAATCATtaataaatcacataataattTACACCCTAATTATAGGTCATTAGAATTTAGATAATATGAATGTTTTTTCGCTTCATCTTCAATTAGTCACTAGCATTCCTCCCTTAACTCGGATTCAGACCCGGGACGACTCGGTGGTAACTCAGCCCCCACCTACTTGCCATCTCCAAAACTTTTCTCCTAAAGCTGACTCGGTAACTTATAACTCAGTACTCATAACTCACCCAACAAAGAATATTTTGTACTAGTATTAACAAACTCCCCCACCAACTCAGCTTTACCAATTGGCAAGTAGAGAGTAAAATGAAAGCATTCCTCACCATGCATGCACACCAGCTCGAACGAGTCAACTCGGACCAAAACCAAAACTCGTCTTTCCAACATTTAGTACCataatgatttgtcattgatccCATTAAGCAAAGGCCTAGACTCAGGCCAGAAATCCAGGCCATTTCTGCGGCCCACATGACAATTCTCCTCGGGATTAGTAAACCTGGCAGACTTGTTGGAATCTGACCAGGCTAATCTCCTGATAATATCCTCAAAAACAAACTCATCACAGGGAATAGCAAGTGGTCCTGAATTGTTAAACCCGTATTCTTCTTCAGCCTGGACCAATAACTTCTGAAAAACAGGATGGTTTAGATACGTTGCACGTACTACAAATCTTCGAGAATTGATGCCTACGCAGACTGCTACGTGTCCAGCTGGTACGTCGGAGGGTATGCGACTGGCGGAGATAGCTGCCTTTTTGCGCCATCTTCGTAGCATCTGACGGAGTTGCACAATGTGTCTGATTTTGCTGCATTTTGACATATTTATTTATGTTGGTGATGAATCAAAAGTTTAGTGTTGGTGTGTTTTGTTGTCTTTCTTTTCTGTTGAGATGAGTGTGGGAGGGATTAATGATGCAGGGGAGGGCTTGTTTTATAAGGACTGGAATACAGGATTGCCCTTGTTTTTCCATTTAATTACAACTTTGTGACGGCTGCCTTCCTATTCCTATATATATAGCATTTCTATTTATATTATATTCAAAATCTAACAAGTTTATATACTTAACCCTATTGTTGTAAAAATTGAAACAAATTCAACATGACcagaaaatatatattttatcAACAGTTTCTTTAGTATGTACTCATATAGACTTGATAAATACTAAATTTTATAAGTTAATTCATTTAGATTTGCTTCTATTTTTTAATAATGACATCTCCCACGCTTATACAAGAACTACACTCATCCAAATGATCCAAAATTATAGAAATGAGTGATGCGCACTTGGCACAGGACAAATTATTTTATCAATGTTTACAAGTGTATAAGTTTAATGAAAATGGTTTTAGGGCAACTCATCCAAATGATAATTCAAATTTGGAATTGATTATCTCAAATTTTCTTATTCTAATTTAGTTCATTATAAAATTTAAGAATTTGTTACTTTTTAAATACTTAGTTTATttgatttatattttttttaagttGTTAATAAATTATAGTACGCAATTAGTaattaacaaaatttattttttaaaataatacgtAAGCATTTTAATGTTTAATGAAGTCTACAATTTAATGGGTTTATTTAAAACTGTTAATCTTTGATTAAGGTGATTTATTAGGTATACTGTTAcatatatttgtgatatcatgtctaataatgatttgtgtttagtttttcagatcttaactaacaggacaaatcagaaTTTAACTGGAATTCAGTATTTATACTGAAGTcggaacttaagatatcagaacttaagttatcagaacttaagatatcagaagatatttatcaggagatatttatcaggagataatatcagaacttaagaagacattcagatgagGAAGACGATTGATTGAAGGAAAAAAcattaaggcaaacacaagaagagatatgcatggagaagaattctatgaagaatagaatacttggaagaaaaagataactagtttaaatattttaggatgcagacttatgtttgatatcaattagaagtttatcttgtaactgtgtgtctatataaacacagtatagggtttacactataagtgttatcttaatcgagaatattattcattgtaatcctagcagctctcgtgatatttgttcatcactgaaagataacagttccattgtaatgttgtttcattaataagattattctgtatttcatacttgtgttcttaattcgatttgattgtactagacactttattcaacccccttctacagtgtgtgtgatcTAACATATACTATAAAAAGTATGTTAATGATgcttaaatattaaatttaagaATAAATAATTCAATACGATATTTATGTATTATATATTTGAAAGTTAATTTGGACGAAAACTTGGATCACATTATTGAGTTTATCAT
It contains:
- the LOC141717218 gene encoding auxin-induced protein 6B-like, with the protein product MSKCSKIRHIVQLRQMLRRWRKKAAISASRIPSDVPAGHVAVCVGINSRRFVVRATYLNHPVFQKLLVQAEEEYGFNNSGPLAIPCDEFVFEDIIRRLAWSDSNKSARFTNPEENCHVGRRNGLDFWPESRPLLNGINDKSLWY